In Zingiber officinale cultivar Zhangliang chromosome 8B, Zo_v1.1, whole genome shotgun sequence, a single genomic region encodes these proteins:
- the LOC122015095 gene encoding hsp70-Hsp90 organizing protein-like — protein sequence MADDAKAKGNKAFAEGRYDDAIAHFSEAIDLASGNHVLYSNRSAAYASIKKYDAALSDARKTVDLKPDWAKGYGRLGAAYLGLGDAEQAVAAYEKGLELDPASEALKSGLADARAASARARGSPPQGASPFGKIFQGPEIWTKLTADPTTRGYLQQPDFLRMIQDIQKNPNNLNMYLSDPRMMQVIGVLLNVKMRGPMDEMATESPEPEQAKSRPEPAKEASEPEPQPEPMEVPEEEKEVKQRKAEAQKEKEAGNAAYKKKDFETAIQHYTQSMELDDSDISYITNRAAVYLEMGKYEECIQDCDKAVERGRELHSDFKMIARALTRKGTALTKLAKTSKDYEPAIETFQKALTEHRNPDTLRKLNDAERMKKELEQQEYFDPKLADEEREKGNELFKLQKYPEAVKHYTEALRRNPKDQRVYSNRAACYIKLGALPEGLKDTEKCIELDPSFSKGYTRKGAIQFLMKEYDKALETYQEGLKHDPNNQELMDGVRRCVEQINKTNRGEISPEELKERQAKAMQDPEIQSILTDPVMRQVLIDLQENPKAAQDHLKNPQVMHKIQKLVSAGIVQMK from the exons ATGGCCGACGACGCCAAAGCCAAGGGCAACAAGGCCTTTGCCGAAGGTCGCTACGACGACGCCATCGCCCACTTTTCTGAGGCCATCGACCTCGCTTCCGGCAATCACGTCCTCTACTCCAACCGCTCGGCTGCGTATGCCTCCATCAAGAAATACGATGCTGCGCTCTCAGACGCCCGTAAGACTGTCGATCTCAAACCAGACTGGGCCAAGGGCTATGGCCGACTCGGCGCCGCATATCTTGGGCTCGGAGACGCCGAACAAGCAGTCGCCGCGTACGAGAAGGGTCTGGAGCTTGATCCTGCAAGTGAGGCCCTGAAGTCTGGCCTTGCTGATGCCCGCGCCGCCTCGGCTAGGGCCAGGGGCTCGCCGCCACAAGGGGCATCGCCATTCGGTAAGATATTTCAGGGTCCTGAGATTTGGACGAAACTGACAGCGGATCCGACAACCAGGGGTTACCTCCAGCAACCAGATTTTCTCAGGATGATCCAGGATATCCAGAAGAACCCTAACAATCTCAACATGTATCTCTCTGATCCGAGGATGATGCAAGTGATTGGGGTTCTTCTCAATGTGAAGATGAGGGGCCCCATGGATGAGATGGCAACTGAGTCTCCCGAGCCTGAACAAGCGAAATCTCGTCCTGAACCAGCAAAGGAGGCATCAGAACCTGAGCCACAGCCGGAGCCCATGGAGGTaccggaggaggagaaggaagtcaAGCAAAGAAAGGCGGAGGCCCAGAAGGAGAAAGAAGCAGGGAATGCTGCTTACAAGAAAAAGGACTTTGAAACGGCGATTCAGCATTATACCCAATCTATGGAGCTTGATGACAGTGACATTTCCTACATCACTAACAGAGCTGCAGTCTATTTGGAGATGGGAAAG TATGAAGAATGCATACAAGACTGTGATAAAGCTGTTGAGCGAGGAAGGGAACTCCATTCTGACTTCAAAATGATTGCTAGAGCATTGACTAGGAAGGGAACTGCACTCACAAAACTTGCCAAAACCTCCAAAGACTATGAACCTGCTATCGAAACTTTCCAGAAAGCTCTAACTGAACACCGTAACCCTGACACTTTGAGAAAACTAAATGATGCTGAAAGGATGAAGAAAGAATTAGAACAGCAAGAATACTTTGATCCCAAATTAGCAGATGAAGAACGTGAGAAAG GCAATGAGCTTTTCAAGCTGCAAAAGTATCCAGAGGCAGTGAAACACTATACTGAAGCTCTTAGGAGGAACCCAAAGGACCAAAGG GTTTACAGCAATAGGGCAGCGTGTTACATAAAGTTGGGTGCTTTGCCTGAAGGTCTTAAAGATACTGAGAAGTGCATTGAGCTGGATCCATCATTTTCTAAAGGATACACAAGGAAAGGAGCAATCCAATTCCTTATGAAAGAGTATGACAAAGCCTTAGAGACCTATCAGGAGGGCTTGAAACATGACCCAAACAATCAGGAGTTGATGGATGGCGTCAGGAG GTGCGTTGAACAGATCAATAAGACCAACAGGGGGGAAATTAGTCCAGAGGAATTGAAAGAGAGACAG GCAAAGGCTATGCAGGACCCAGAAATACAAAGCATTCTAACAGATCCTGTTATGCGACAG GTCTTGATTGACTTACAGGAGAATCCAAAGGCAGCACAGGATCACCTTAAGAACCCTCAGGTTATGCACAAGATACAGAAGCTTGTGAGCGCAGGAATCGTCCAGATGAAGTAG